Below is a genomic region from Streptomyces ferrugineus.
TCCACCTGCCGGCGGACCCGCTCGATGTCCCGCACCAGCAAGTGCAGGCTGGCCCGAGCCTGGGCGTCGTGGGTTGCGTGGTCGGCCATGAACAAGCCTCTCGAACCGGCGTTGAAGGAAAGGGGCCGCGAGTACGGCGGGTGCGGCCCGTTGTGGTCAACTCTTTCTTGACCAACGCGGGAGCGCTCCGCGGGTCACGCAATGGGGGCGTGTGGGCATATGCCTACGCTCCCTTCGGGGGTGCGCGCCTTGGCCGAAGGGCCGGGTCCACCTGGGGGGATTGCTCGTCGTCGCGGCTGATCCGTCCGTGCGGGGGAATCGGGTGCACGCCTTCCGCTGCCGCCGGGGTGAGCCCCCGCGCACAGCGCACATAGACTTGAGCGCTGCCCAGCCAACCCCGCCCGAGAGGCCCGTGCCCACCCATGAAGCTCGTCTTCGCCGGTACCCCCGAGGTCGCCGTTCCCGCTCTGGACGCCCTGATCGCCTCCGGGCGGCACGACGTGGCCGCCGTTGTCACGCGGCCCGACGCGCCGGCCGGGCGCGGGCGCAGGCTGGTGGCGAGCCCGGTGGCCGAGCGGGCGGAGGAGGCAGGGATCGAGGTGCTCAAGCCCGCCAAGCCCCGTGATCCCGAGTTCCTCGAACGGCTCAGGGAGATCGCGCCCGACTGCTGCCCCGTCGTCGCCTACGGCGCCCTGCTGCCCCGCGTCGCCCTCGACGTGCCGGCCCACGGCTGGGTCAACCTGCACTTCTCGCTGCTGCCCGCCTGGCGTGGGGCCGCGCCCGTGCAGCACTCCATCATGGCGGGCGACGAGATCACCGGAGCCTCCACCTTCCTCATCGAGGAAGGGCTCGACTCCGGGCCCGTCTACGGCACCGTCACCGAGGAGATCCGGCCCACCGACACCAGCGGCGACCTGCTGACCCGGCTCGCCCTCGCCGGCGCCGGGCTGCTCGCCGCGACCATGGACGGGATCGAGGACGGCACGGTGAAGGCCGTACCGCAGCCCTCCGAAGGCGTCACCCTCGCCCCCAAGGTCAACGTCGAGGACGCCCGCGTCGACTGGCACGCCCCCTCCCTGCGCGTCGACCGCGTCGTGCGCGGATGCACCCCCGCGCCGGGTGCCTGGACCGTCTTCCGCGGTGAACGGCTCAAGCTCATCCAGGTGCGGCCGGTGCCGGGGCGGGACGACCTCGCGCCCGGCGAGCTCTCCGTCGGGAAGAACAACGTGTACGTGGGGACCGGCTCGTACGCCGTTGAGCTGCTGTGGGTGCAGGCACAGGGGAAGAAGCCGATGCGCGCCGCGGACTGGGCGCGGGGCGTACGGATCGGTGACGGGGAGAGCCTCGGGGCGTGACCGGCCGTACGCCGGGGTGACCGTGCGACGTAGGCTGGTCGTACATCTCGTCCAGTATTCCGGAGCACCTTTTCGTGAGCGACACCTCCCGTCGGCCCCGCAGAACCGGCAAGCCCTACCGACGGCCCAAGAAGGACCCCGTCCGCATGCTCGCCTTCGACGCGCTGCGTGCCGTGGACGAGCGGGACGCGTACGCCAACCTCGTGCTGCCGCCGCTGCTGCGCAAGGCGCGGGAGAAGGGCGACTTCGACGGGCGGGACGCCGCGCTCGCGACCGAGCTGGTGTACGGGACGCTGCGGTGGCAGGGGACGTACGACGCGGTCATAGCCGCGTGTGTGGACCGGCCGTTGCGGGAAGTCGACCCGCCGGTGCTCGACGTGCTCAGCCTGGGTGCGCATCAGCTGCTGGGGACGCGGATTCCCACGCATGCCGCGGTGTCGGCGTCCGTCGAGCTCGCCCGGGTCGTGCTCGGGGACGGGCGGGCGAAGTTCGTCAACGCGGTGCTGCGCAAGGTCGCGCAGGACGATCTCGACGGGTGGATCCAGCGGGTCGCGCCGCCGTACGACGAG
It encodes:
- the fmt gene encoding methionyl-tRNA formyltransferase; this encodes MKLVFAGTPEVAVPALDALIASGRHDVAAVVTRPDAPAGRGRRLVASPVAERAEEAGIEVLKPAKPRDPEFLERLREIAPDCCPVVAYGALLPRVALDVPAHGWVNLHFSLLPAWRGAAPVQHSIMAGDEITGASTFLIEEGLDSGPVYGTVTEEIRPTDTSGDLLTRLALAGAGLLAATMDGIEDGTVKAVPQPSEGVTLAPKVNVEDARVDWHAPSLRVDRVVRGCTPAPGAWTVFRGERLKLIQVRPVPGRDDLAPGELSVGKNNVYVGTGSYAVELLWVQAQGKKPMRAADWARGVRIGDGESLGA